In Tripterygium wilfordii isolate XIE 37 chromosome 23, ASM1340144v1, whole genome shotgun sequence, one genomic interval encodes:
- the LOC119992489 gene encoding uncharacterized protein LOC119992489 isoform X1, with protein sequence MDDLYYRYGATADGGSVSRPRFPGYFSSEAPPSTSHHALGAYDLQGASSDFLQRDIQTLQPGAYGLNDVSDIGARPEARMNGLTGVANANGFLGDSNLVSQRQNLAPGIGASIPDALNERSGAYGSNFSGIGVHPEPVISGVTGIATAKGYPLPLGDSNLVSQRHNLAPGIGASFPDALNERSGAYGANFSGIGVHPEPVISGVTGIATAKGYPLPLGDSNLVSQRHNLAPGIGASIPDALNERPGAYGSNASGIGVHPEPVISGVTGIASAKGYPSPSGDSNLLSQRRNPTPGISADIPDAVTDRPSSLKNADDLSAKESNIIFVGGLPTDCTRREVGHLFRPFIGYKDIKVIHKEARRSEDRAMVLCFVEFTDSKYALTAMEALQGYKVDDKKANSPSLRIQFAHFPFRLPSDHDEPRIRFP encoded by the exons ATGGACGATCTCTATTATAGATACGGTGCGACCGCTGATGGAG GAAGTGTTTCAAGGCCTAGATTTCCAGGTTACTTTTCATCTGAAGCACCCCCGTCGACATCTCATCATGCTTTAGGCGCTTATGATTTACAGGGGGCTTCTTCAGATTTTTTGCAAAGAGAT ATACAGACATTGCAGCCAGGGGCATATGGCTTGAATGATGTTTCAGATATTGGAGCCCGTCCTGAAGCTCGTATGAATGGATTAACAGGAGTAGCTAATGCAAATGGCTTCCTAGGAGATTCAAATTTGGTGAGTCAAAGACAGAATCTTGCACCAGGCATTGGTGCAAGCATTCCTGATGCATTAAATGAAAGATCTGGCGCATATGGCTCGAACTTTTCAGGTATTGGAGTCCATCCAGAACCTGTAATAAGTGGAGTTACAGGAATAGCTACTGCAAAAGGCTACCCATTGCCTCTAGGAGATTCAAATTTGGTGAGTCAAAGACATAATCTTGCACCAGGCATTGGTGCAAGCTTTCCTGATGCATTAAATGAAAGATCTGGTGCATATGGCGCGAACTTTTCAGGTATTGGAGTCCATCCAGAACCTGTAATAAGTGGAGTTACAGGAATAGCTACTGCAAAAGGCTACCCATTGCCTCTAGGAGATTCAAATTTGGTGAGTCAAAGACATAATCTTGCACCAGGCATCGGTGCAAGCATTCCTGATGCACTAAATGAAAGGCCTGGTGCATATGGCTCGAACGCTTCAGGTATTGGAGTCCATCCAGAACCTGTAATAAGTGGAGTTACTGGTATAGCTAGTGCAAAAGGCTACCCGTCGCCTTCAGGAGATTCAAATTTGCTGAGCCAAAGACGGAATCCTACACCAGGCATCAGTGCAGACATTCCTGATGCAGTAACTGATAGGCCCAGTTCTTTGAAAAATGCTGATGATCTCTCTGCGAAAGAGTCTAACATTATTTTTGTTGGTGGGCTCCCAACAGACTGTACGAGGAGGGAAGTAGGCC ATCTTTTCCGTCCATTCATTGGATATAAAGATATCAAAGTCATCCACAAGGAGGCCAGACGT AGTGAAGATAGGGCAATGGTTTTGTGCTTTGTAGAGTTCACCGACTCCAAGTATGCACTAACTGCCATGGAAGCTCTTCAAG GTTACAAGGTTGATGATAAGAAAGCCAATTCCCCTTCCTTGAGGATCCAGTTTGCACATTTTCCGTTTCGTTTGCCATCTGATCATGATGAGCCCCGGATTAGATTTCCTTGA
- the LOC119992489 gene encoding uncharacterized protein LOC119992489 isoform X2 → MDDLYYRYGATADGGSVSRPRFPGYFSSEAPPSTSHHALGAYDLQGASSDFLQRDTLQPGAYGLNDVSDIGARPEARMNGLTGVANANGFLGDSNLVSQRQNLAPGIGASIPDALNERSGAYGSNFSGIGVHPEPVISGVTGIATAKGYPLPLGDSNLVSQRHNLAPGIGASFPDALNERSGAYGANFSGIGVHPEPVISGVTGIATAKGYPLPLGDSNLVSQRHNLAPGIGASIPDALNERPGAYGSNASGIGVHPEPVISGVTGIASAKGYPSPSGDSNLLSQRRNPTPGISADIPDAVTDRPSSLKNADDLSAKESNIIFVGGLPTDCTRREVGHLFRPFIGYKDIKVIHKEARRSEDRAMVLCFVEFTDSKYALTAMEALQGYKVDDKKANSPSLRIQFAHFPFRLPSDHDEPRIRFP, encoded by the exons ATGGACGATCTCTATTATAGATACGGTGCGACCGCTGATGGAG GAAGTGTTTCAAGGCCTAGATTTCCAGGTTACTTTTCATCTGAAGCACCCCCGTCGACATCTCATCATGCTTTAGGCGCTTATGATTTACAGGGGGCTTCTTCAGATTTTTTGCAAAGAGAT ACATTGCAGCCAGGGGCATATGGCTTGAATGATGTTTCAGATATTGGAGCCCGTCCTGAAGCTCGTATGAATGGATTAACAGGAGTAGCTAATGCAAATGGCTTCCTAGGAGATTCAAATTTGGTGAGTCAAAGACAGAATCTTGCACCAGGCATTGGTGCAAGCATTCCTGATGCATTAAATGAAAGATCTGGCGCATATGGCTCGAACTTTTCAGGTATTGGAGTCCATCCAGAACCTGTAATAAGTGGAGTTACAGGAATAGCTACTGCAAAAGGCTACCCATTGCCTCTAGGAGATTCAAATTTGGTGAGTCAAAGACATAATCTTGCACCAGGCATTGGTGCAAGCTTTCCTGATGCATTAAATGAAAGATCTGGTGCATATGGCGCGAACTTTTCAGGTATTGGAGTCCATCCAGAACCTGTAATAAGTGGAGTTACAGGAATAGCTACTGCAAAAGGCTACCCATTGCCTCTAGGAGATTCAAATTTGGTGAGTCAAAGACATAATCTTGCACCAGGCATCGGTGCAAGCATTCCTGATGCACTAAATGAAAGGCCTGGTGCATATGGCTCGAACGCTTCAGGTATTGGAGTCCATCCAGAACCTGTAATAAGTGGAGTTACTGGTATAGCTAGTGCAAAAGGCTACCCGTCGCCTTCAGGAGATTCAAATTTGCTGAGCCAAAGACGGAATCCTACACCAGGCATCAGTGCAGACATTCCTGATGCAGTAACTGATAGGCCCAGTTCTTTGAAAAATGCTGATGATCTCTCTGCGAAAGAGTCTAACATTATTTTTGTTGGTGGGCTCCCAACAGACTGTACGAGGAGGGAAGTAGGCC ATCTTTTCCGTCCATTCATTGGATATAAAGATATCAAAGTCATCCACAAGGAGGCCAGACGT AGTGAAGATAGGGCAATGGTTTTGTGCTTTGTAGAGTTCACCGACTCCAAGTATGCACTAACTGCCATGGAAGCTCTTCAAG GTTACAAGGTTGATGATAAGAAAGCCAATTCCCCTTCCTTGAGGATCCAGTTTGCACATTTTCCGTTTCGTTTGCCATCTGATCATGATGAGCCCCGGATTAGATTTCCTTGA
- the LOC119992489 gene encoding uncharacterized protein LOC119992489 isoform X3: MNGLTGVANANGFLGDSNLVSQRQNLAPGIGASIPDALNERSGAYGSNFSGIGVHPEPVISGVTGIATAKGYPLPLGDSNLVSQRHNLAPGIGASFPDALNERSGAYGANFSGIGVHPEPVISGVTGIATAKGYPLPLGDSNLVSQRHNLAPGIGASIPDALNERPGAYGSNASGIGVHPEPVISGVTGIASAKGYPSPSGDSNLLSQRRNPTPGISADIPDAVTDRPSSLKNADDLSAKESNIIFVGGLPTDCTRREVGHLFRPFIGYKDIKVIHKEARRSEDRAMVLCFVEFTDSKYALTAMEALQGYKVDDKKANSPSLRIQFAHFPFRLPSDHDEPRIRFP, translated from the exons ATGAATGGATTAACAGGAGTAGCTAATGCAAATGGCTTCCTAGGAGATTCAAATTTGGTGAGTCAAAGACAGAATCTTGCACCAGGCATTGGTGCAAGCATTCCTGATGCATTAAATGAAAGATCTGGCGCATATGGCTCGAACTTTTCAGGTATTGGAGTCCATCCAGAACCTGTAATAAGTGGAGTTACAGGAATAGCTACTGCAAAAGGCTACCCATTGCCTCTAGGAGATTCAAATTTGGTGAGTCAAAGACATAATCTTGCACCAGGCATTGGTGCAAGCTTTCCTGATGCATTAAATGAAAGATCTGGTGCATATGGCGCGAACTTTTCAGGTATTGGAGTCCATCCAGAACCTGTAATAAGTGGAGTTACAGGAATAGCTACTGCAAAAGGCTACCCATTGCCTCTAGGAGATTCAAATTTGGTGAGTCAAAGACATAATCTTGCACCAGGCATCGGTGCAAGCATTCCTGATGCACTAAATGAAAGGCCTGGTGCATATGGCTCGAACGCTTCAGGTATTGGAGTCCATCCAGAACCTGTAATAAGTGGAGTTACTGGTATAGCTAGTGCAAAAGGCTACCCGTCGCCTTCAGGAGATTCAAATTTGCTGAGCCAAAGACGGAATCCTACACCAGGCATCAGTGCAGACATTCCTGATGCAGTAACTGATAGGCCCAGTTCTTTGAAAAATGCTGATGATCTCTCTGCGAAAGAGTCTAACATTATTTTTGTTGGTGGGCTCCCAACAGACTGTACGAGGAGGGAAGTAGGCC ATCTTTTCCGTCCATTCATTGGATATAAAGATATCAAAGTCATCCACAAGGAGGCCAGACGT AGTGAAGATAGGGCAATGGTTTTGTGCTTTGTAGAGTTCACCGACTCCAAGTATGCACTAACTGCCATGGAAGCTCTTCAAG GTTACAAGGTTGATGATAAGAAAGCCAATTCCCCTTCCTTGAGGATCCAGTTTGCACATTTTCCGTTTCGTTTGCCATCTGATCATGATGAGCCCCGGATTAGATTTCCTTGA
- the LOC119992487 gene encoding protein ANTAGONIST OF LIKE HETEROCHROMATIN PROTEIN 1-like, with protein MLSLQSPIDQMNESTNDSHSDDDDDRDAVDNGEDDCSSFEEDGDKGKTRKKKKKKKELKGIITTLLLLEEQEKHDREETNKESAELRLSFDANLKKRSKSTVDYYSNLQSYYTGIEERDGVKRRKSRGVMAGGIAVAAAAAEFDETNLDKRAGHGIKNQEKQRRLWVKERLNSWWDECNSPDFPEEDFKAAFRMSKSTFCMICEELNSVIAKEDTTLRTAIPVRQRVAVCIWRLATGEPLRLVSTKFGLGISTCHKLVLEVCSAIRNVLMPKFLQWPNEDNLRKIKEEFESNSGIPNVVGSMYTTHIPIIAPKISVSSYFNKRHTERNQKTSYSITVQGVVDPQGVFSDVCIGWPGSMPDDQVLEKSALHQRANAGSLKGFWIVGGSGYPLMDWVLVPYNHQHLTWTQHAFNEKIGEIQKVAKDAFTRLKRRWCCLQKRTEVKLQDLPVVLGACCVLHNICEMRNEEMNPELKYELVDDEMVPEVHLRSVNSMKARDAIAHNLLHHGLAGTSFL; from the coding sequence ATGCTTTCGCTTCAGTCCCCAATTGACCAGATGAACGAATCAACGAACGATAGTCACAGTGACGATGACGACGATCGAGATGCGGTTGACAACGGGGAAGATGATTGTAGCTCCTTTGAAGAAGATGGAGATAAAGGGAagacgaggaagaagaagaagaagaagaaggagttGAAAGGTATAATTACGACTTTGCTTTTGCTGGAAGAGCAAGAGAAGCATGATCGGGAAGAAACTAACAAGGAATCAGCGGAGTTGAGGCTCTCGTTTGATGCGAATCTCAAGAAGAGAAGTAAGAGTACGGTCGATTATTACTCTAATTTACAAAGTTATTATACAGGTATTGAAGAGAGAGATGGCGTGAAGCGAAGGAAGTCGCGAGGAGTCATGGCTGGTGGCATCGCCGTTGCTGCTGCCGCTGCGGAATTCGATGAGACTAATCTGGACAAACGTGCCGGACATGGAATTAAGAATCAGGAAAAACAAAGGCGGTTGTGGGTGAAGGAACGATTGAATTCGTGGTGGGATGAATGCAATAGTCCGGATTTCCCAGAGGAGGATTTCAAGGCGGCGTTTAGGATGAGCAAGTCCACTTTCTGTATGATTTGCGAGGAATTAAATTCTGTCATTGCCAAGGAGGATACTACTCTGCGTACTGCAATCCCGGTCAGGCAAAGAGTGGCTGTTTGCATATGGAGATTGGCTACAGGGGAGCCTCTTAGGCTTGTATCAACTAAATTTGGTTTAGGTATATCTACTTGCCATAAATTGGTTCTTGAAGTTTGTTCTGCTATTAGAAATGTTTTGATGCCCAAGTTCTTGCAATGGCCTAATGAGGACAACTTGAGGAAGATTAAAGAAGAGTTTGAATCAAATTCTGGGATCCCTAATGTTGTGGGATCTATGTATACTACACATATACCAATTATAGCTCCTAAGATCAGTGTTTCTTCTTATTTCAATAAGAGGCATACAGAGAGGAATCAAAAGACATCGTATTCGATCACGGTGCAAGGTGTTGTTGATCCTCAAGGAGTGTTTAGTGATGTATGTATTGGTTGGCCGGGTTCAATGCCTGATGATCAGGTGTTGGAGAAGTCTGCCTTGCATCAGAGAGCTAATGCAGGGTCATTGAAGGGTTTTTGGATTGTTGGGGGTTCAGGGTACCCTCTAATGGATTGGGTGTTGGTGCCTTATAATCACCAGCATTTGACATGGACTCAGCATGCATTCAATGAGAAGATTGGGGAGATTCAAAAGGTTGCCAAGGATGCATTTACCAGGTTGAAAAGGAGGTGGTGCTGCTTGCAAAAACGAACCGAGGTGAAACTGCAGGACTTGCCGGTGGTTCTTGGTGCATGCTGTGTATTGCACAACATTTGTGAAATGAGGAATGAGGAAATGAATCCGGAGTTGAAGTATGAGCTTGTTGATGATGAGATGGTGCCTGAGGTTCATTTGAGATCAGTAAACTCAATGAAGGCCAGGGATGCAATTGCCCATAATCTTTTGCACCATGGGCTTGCTGGTACTTCTTTTCTATAG
- the LOC119993766 gene encoding leucine-rich repeat extensin-like protein 3 — MACYYVNNPQSSRKKWLGLFVKVAILGIVMVASVNSEDQTGLLCISDCDTCPVICSPPPSPVKSHTPPPPHSSPPPPPLLTPIYQSPPQSDCHSPPPPPPVPSPNIPRINVVPTPPSSSNSPPTSGHAPPTAGPRDSPYPYYYFYASKASDLCFHTSSFVVMLLFHVLYIF, encoded by the coding sequence ATGGCTTGTTATTATGTCAATAATCCACAATCTTCAAGAAAAAAATGGCTTGGTTTGTTTGTGAAGGTAGCAATATTGGGCATTGTCATGGTTGCCAGCGTAAACTCCGAAGATCAAACAGGTTTATTGTGTATTAGTGATTGTGATACATGTCCAGTCATTTGTTCCCCACCTCCTTCACCAGTAAAATCACATACACCGCCCCCACCACATTCATcgccaccgccaccgccactGCTGACGCCAATCTATCAATCCCCTCCTCAATCTGACTGCCactctccaccaccaccaccaccagtgcCTTCACCAAATATTCCAAGGATTAATGTTGTTCCCACACCTCCTTCTAGTTCTAACAGCCCTCCTACTTCAGGTCACGCGCCACCCACAGCAGGACCGCGCGACTCCCCTTATCCTTACTACTATTTCTATGCCTCCAAGGCCTCTGATCTTTGTTTTCACACTTCAAGTTTTGTTGTAATGTTGTTGTTTCATGTTCTGTATATATTTTAG